CGCTCGCCAGCGGCGTGCGCGCGCCGGCCTCGAAGTTGGGCACCGAGCGGTTGAGCGAGCCGCAGGAGATATAGCCGGAGAAGAAGCCGCCGGCGATATTCGACAGGCCCTGGCCGATGAACTCGCGGTTGGCATCGATATGCTGGCCCGAGCGCAATGCCACTGCCTTGGCGATCGAGATCGACTGGCCCAGCGCGACGATGGTCAGCGCCGCGGCGATGCCGAGCAGGTCGGGCAGCTTGCGCCAGTCGACGTCAGGCACCTGGAAGTGCGGCAGCGCCGATGGAATCGGCCCGACCACGTTGACGTGGTGGCCGCCGGCCTGGTTCAGCAGCAGCGCCACGCCATAGCCGGCCAGCAGGCCCAGCAGCATGAACGGCAGGCGCCGCCACAGCCGCTTGCACAGCAGCGTCACCGCCAGCGTGACCGCGCCCACCATGGCCGCGTCCCAGTTGATGGCATCGGCATGCTCGAACAGGTGGCGCAGCACGCCGAAGGCGCTGGTGCCGGTCGGCACCGACAGCCCGAACAGGTCCTTCAGCGCGTACAGCCCGATCAGCGTCGCCGCGCCGCAAGTAAAGCCGAGCAGCACCGACGGCGAAATAAAGTTGGCCAGCGAGCCCAGCCGCAGCGTGCCCACTGCCAGCTGCATCACGCCGACTACGATGGTCACGGCCAGCGCCAGGCCGATATAGGCCGGGCTGCCGGCGAACGCGAGCGGGCTCAGCATCGCGAACAGTGCCAGCGAATTGGCGTTGGTCGGCCCCGACATGACGTGCCAGCTGGAACCGAACAGCGCCGCGACGATGCACGGCACCACCGCGCTGTAGATGCCGTACTGCGGCGGCAGGCCGGCCAGCGTGGCGAAGGCGACGCCCTGCGGCAATACCAGCACGGCGCCGAGCAGCCCCGCGACCAGGTCGGCGCGCAGCGTGGTCGGGTCGACGCGCTGGCTCCAGGGGAACAGGCGCGGCAGCAGGGGGGCGGTAGCGGGCGAATGCATCGGCGGGAAACGGAGCGGGCTAGCCGGCTTCGCCGCCGTGTCCGGAGGGCGGCAAGGCAGCGGGGGCTGGCGCAGTGGATTGAGGCGCGGCCTGCGGGCCCAGGCTGGCCAGCATGGCGTCGAGCGCGCGATAGACCTCGGCCAGCCGCTCGGCCCCCAGCTGCTGCGCGAGCTGCTGGTAGCGCGCGTCGATCAGCGGTTCCATCTGCGCGATGATGTCGCGCGCGGCACTGGTCAGGTTGACCAACTGGCGGCGCTGGTCGGTGGCCGAGCGCGTGCGTGCCACCAGCCCGGCGTCTTCCATGCCCGCCAGCATGCGGGTCAGGCTGGGGCTCAGGATCAGGCAGGCCTCGGCGAGCTGGTTGGGCTCCATCGGCCCGCGTTCGTTGAGCGTGCGCAGCACACGCCATTGCTGCTCGGTCACGCCGAACTGCCGCAGGATCGGCCGGAAGCCGGCCAGCAACGCTTCGCGCGCTTGCAGCAGCAGGTGGGGGAGATTGCGATGGCGAAACATGGCCTGGGCGGGAGGGCTCATGCCCGCAGTGTAGCGGGCACGGCCGGGCGCGGCGAGCGGGGCTTGCCCGGGCTTGCCTGAACCCGCGCCATGCCCCAGTGCGGCCGGCAGGCGCGCACGCCGTGCCGGCTCAGCCGCAATGCAGCGTCGCCACCACCGGGGTGTGGTCGGACGGCTGCTCCCAGGTGCGCGGCACCCGGTCGATCACGCACGCGGTGCACTGCTCGGCCAGCGCCGGCGACAGCAGGATATGGTCGATGCGCAGCCCGGCATTGCGCCGGAACGCCAGCATGCGGTAGTCCCACCACGAGAATGCCTTCTCCGGCTGGTCGAACTTGCGGAACGCATCGGCCAGGCCCAGTTCGAGCAGCGCGGCAAAGGCGGCGCGCTCGGGCGGCGAAACCAGGTTCTGGCCTTCCCACTTGGCCGGGTCGTGCACGTCGCGGTCCTCGGGCGCGATATTGAAGTCGCCCAGCAGCGCCAGCCGCGGGTGGCGCGCCATTTCCTCGCGCAGCCATGCGGTCATCGCTTCCAGCCATTGCAGCTTGTAGGCGAACTTGTCCGAGTCGGGCGCCTGCCCGTTGGGGAAATAGGCGCAGACCAGCCGCAGGTCGCCATAGGTGGCGGCGATCACGCGCTGCTGCGCGTCCTCGAAGCCGGGGATGTTGCGCACCACGTCGACGGGGCCGGGCATGCTCGCGTCGCGCGCCAGGATGGCGACGCCGTTGTAGGTCTTCTGGCCGGTGTAGATGCTGTGGAAACCGGCGTTCTCCAGTTCGGCCAGCGGGTACTTGTCGTCCGGCAGCTTCAGTTCCTGCAGGCACAGCGCGTCGATCGGCGCGCCGGCCTGGTCCTGCTCGGCCAGCCACTGCAGCACCTGCGGCAAGCGTACTTTCAGCGAATTGACGTTCCAGCTGGCAATGCGCAGCGGGCCCTGGCCCGGCAGTCCCAGCGCGCTCATGCCGCCATCCCGCCGTGGCGCAGCAGCGCGTCGATCTGCGGCGCGCGGCCGCGGAAGGCCACGAACGAGTCCATCGCCGGGCGGCTGCCGCCCACCGACAGGATCTCGCGCTGGTAGCGCGCGCCGGTTTCGCTGTCGAGCACCGTGCCCGACAGTTGCGCGGCCTCTTCGAACGCCGCATAGACGTCGGCCGACAGCACTTCGGCCCACTTGTAGCTGTAATAGCCCGCGGCATAGCCGCCGGCGAAGATATGGCTGAAGGTGTTCGGCCAGCGCGACAGCGGATGCTGCGGCACCACGTGCACGCGGTCGTTGATCTGGCGCGACAGCTCCAGCACCGAGGTGGCGCCGGCCGGATCGAAGTCGGTATGCAGGTGCATGTCGAACGACGAGAACACGATCTGGCGCAGCGTCATCATGCCGTTCTGGAAATTCTTGGCTGCCAGCATGCGGTCAAACAGCGCGCGCGGCAGCGGCGCGCCGGTGTCGACATGCTGCGTCATGCCGGTCAGCACTTCGTACTCCCAGCAGAAGTTCTCCATGAACTGCGACGGCAGCTCCACCGCATCCCACTCCACGCCGTTGATGCCCGACACGCCCAGCTCGCCCACCTGCGTCAGCATATGGTGCAGGCCGTGGCCGAACTCGTGGAACAGCGTGATGACCTCATCGTGCGTGAACAGCGCGGGCTTGCCGCCGACCGGCGCCGAGAAATTGCAGGTCAGGTAGGCCACCGGGGTCTGCACGCCGCCGTGCTCGAGCACCTTGCGCCCGCGCGCATCGTCCATCCACGCGCCGCCGCGCTTGCCTTCGCGCGCGTACAGGTCGATGTAGAACTGGGCCAGCAGCGTGCCGTCGGCGGTGCTGACGCGGAAGAAGCGCGCGTCCGGGTGCCAGGTCTGCGCCTGCTCGGGCTCGATGCGCACCGAGAACAGCTTCTGCACCACGCCGAACAGGCCCTCGAGCACCTTGGCTTCCGGGAAGTACTGCTTGACCTCGTGTTCGGAGAACGCATAGCGCTGCTGGCGCAGCTTCTCCGAGGCATAGGCCACGTCCCACGGTGCCAGCTCCGGCAGGCCCAGCTCGGCCGCGGCGAAGGCCTTCAGCTCGGCCCAGTCCTGCTCGGCGTAGGGGCGCGCCTTGACCGCCAGTTCGTCGAGGAACTTGAGCACCTCGGCGGGCGACTCGGCCATCTTCGGCACCAGCGAGACTTCGCCGTAGCACTGGTAGCCCAGCATCTGTGCCTCTT
This Cupriavidus nantongensis DNA region includes the following protein-coding sequences:
- a CDS encoding M3 family metallopeptidase; the encoded protein is MDHAANASNPLLDFSDLPRFAEIRPEHISPALDVLLERAQQAVARAEDPATPADWANAVQALEAATEPLGRAWGVVSHLSAVADTPELRQAHAENLPRMTEFWSSLGQSLALYEKYKALAASPEFAGMSAARHQLIENELRGFRLGGAELPEDKKPRFAEIQEQQAQLSKAFSDHVLDATNAYALVIEDEARLSGLPDDAREAARHAAEKDGKAGWKFTLHFPSYFPVLQYADDRALRQTLYEANVTRASELGPQHGQGQADWDNTANMREQLALRREEAQMLGYQCYGEVSLVPKMAESPAEVLKFLDELAVKARPYAEQDWAELKAFAAAELGLPELAPWDVAYASEKLRQQRYAFSEHEVKQYFPEAKVLEGLFGVVQKLFSVRIEPEQAQTWHPDARFFRVSTADGTLLAQFYIDLYAREGKRGGAWMDDARGRKVLEHGGVQTPVAYLTCNFSAPVGGKPALFTHDEVITLFHEFGHGLHHMLTQVGELGVSGINGVEWDAVELPSQFMENFCWEYEVLTGMTQHVDTGAPLPRALFDRMLAAKNFQNGMMTLRQIVFSSFDMHLHTDFDPAGATSVLELSRQINDRVHVVPQHPLSRWPNTFSHIFAGGYAAGYYSYKWAEVLSADVYAAFEEAAQLSGTVLDSETGARYQREILSVGGSRPAMDSFVAFRGRAPQIDALLRHGGMAA
- a CDS encoding SulP family inorganic anion transporter encodes the protein MHSPATAPLLPRLFPWSQRVDPTTLRADLVAGLLGAVLVLPQGVAFATLAGLPPQYGIYSAVVPCIVAALFGSSWHVMSGPTNANSLALFAMLSPLAFAGSPAYIGLALAVTIVVGVMQLAVGTLRLGSLANFISPSVLLGFTCGAATLIGLYALKDLFGLSVPTGTSAFGVLRHLFEHADAINWDAAMVGAVTLAVTLLCKRLWRRLPFMLLGLLAGYGVALLLNQAGGHHVNVVGPIPSALPHFQVPDVDWRKLPDLLGIAAALTIVALGQSISIAKAVALRSGQHIDANREFIGQGLSNIAGGFFSGYISCGSLNRSVPNFEAGARTPLASVFSALWLVALVAVSAPLLAQIPMAAIAAMLLLVAWGLLDIARLRRIFTLSRTEFAIAIGTFAATLVIRLEMAVLLGTVLSLVAYLYRTSRPAVRSLVPDADDPGRRFTPLDELRRPQPECPQLKLLRMEGAIYFGAVQFVTDRLHWLRTVNPGQTHLLAMTKSMNFIDLAGAEMWEYELSERRALGGDLYFHRPRTQVLQTWAQTGFTGKLGADHIFPTKRQALHTIIGQLSPEVCARCSVRIFEECASRPGATPATAASAQP
- the hpaR gene encoding homoprotocatechuate degradation operon regulator HpaR; its protein translation is MSPPAQAMFRHRNLPHLLLQAREALLAGFRPILRQFGVTEQQWRVLRTLNERGPMEPNQLAEACLILSPSLTRMLAGMEDAGLVARTRSATDQRRQLVNLTSAARDIIAQMEPLIDARYQQLAQQLGAERLAEVYRALDAMLASLGPQAAPQSTAPAPAALPPSGHGGEAG
- the xth gene encoding exodeoxyribonuclease III; amino-acid sequence: MSALGLPGQGPLRIASWNVNSLKVRLPQVLQWLAEQDQAGAPIDALCLQELKLPDDKYPLAELENAGFHSIYTGQKTYNGVAILARDASMPGPVDVVRNIPGFEDAQQRVIAATYGDLRLVCAYFPNGQAPDSDKFAYKLQWLEAMTAWLREEMARHPRLALLGDFNIAPEDRDVHDPAKWEGQNLVSPPERAAFAALLELGLADAFRKFDQPEKAFSWWDYRMLAFRRNAGLRIDHILLSPALAEQCTACVIDRVPRTWEQPSDHTPVVATLHCG